Proteins encoded within one genomic window of Panicum virgatum strain AP13 chromosome 1N, P.virgatum_v5, whole genome shotgun sequence:
- the LOC120653421 gene encoding uncharacterized protein LOC120653421: MHPDVDAFIKSTLGSEAPAEVHQHLRILCLSFFKDSVQQYVKSIEPLLVSQCCDMVKSFCTGLEQSKTATQNVSKEASRAALFHTPTADPNSANEVPAQTDTHPCSNSPAPKDSATVNEAAINTTNNLQQAKSFASRTENGHSDEQQAPSPIVISKEMSPVISPTSQIIKDVVGDLSCTRDDDSDAARTNIDGSVLRSTPSSAHPEQVDTSLLGDKKAIFDVVVRQTSDGSEMEKKGSSTMSPANHTTSESQVDAHSISISAGKSKRNSPLATDISGTELCGSPVKKLKVAATKSSDDGTSKDSVTSVHRSEPNTDVPATLTETTPLEIVLPETSTKTTMKDLSGLGHKKRALRIPESFLKGEKAKAPKVVLSEFEKEVYHIATKRIRDTDPNPECVQIGRMSITVREFGDTMRPKKWLGTFVMNVFTEALKHDQSKVSKPKITKGFLTSAEVVS; this comes from the exons ATGcacccagatgttgatgcattTATAAAATCCACATTAGGCTCTGAAGCTCCTGCAGAG GTGCACCAGCATTTGAGGATCTTGTGCTTGAGTTTTTTCAAGGATTCTGTTCAGCAATATGTCAAATCTATCGAACCTTTACTTGTGAGCCAGTGTTGTGATATGGTGAAATCTTTTTGTACTGGCTTGGAGCAATCAAAAACTGCTACTCAGAATGTTTCTAAGGAAGCCTCCAGAGCAGCTTTATTTCACACACCAACAGCTGATCCAAATAGTGCAAATGAAGTCCCAGCTCAGACTGACACGCATCCGTGCAGTAATTCTCCCGCCCCCAAAGATTCAGCTACTGTAAATGAAGCAGCCATTAACACCACAAACAACTTGCAGCAAGCCAAGTCCTTTGCTTCTAGAACCGAAAATGGCCACAGTGATGAGCAGCAGGCACCCAGTCCTATTGTCATCAGTAAGGAAATGTCACCAGTTATCTCACCAACCTCCCAGATCATCAAAGATGTTGTTGGTGATTTATCATGCACACGCGATGATGATTCTGATGCTGCACGCACAAATATTGATGGTTCTGTTCTCAGGTCAACTCCTTCTTCAGCACATCCTGAACAAGTTGATACTAGTCTACTTGGAGACAAAAAGGCCATTTTTGATGTTGTTGTCAGGCAAACATCTGACGGGTCTGAGATGGAAAAGAAAGGGTCTTCAACAATGTCTCCAGCAAACCACACCACATCTGAGAGTCAAGTTGATGCTCATTCAATCAGCATTTCAGCTGGGAAATCCAAAAGGAACAGCCCCCTGGCTACTGATATTTCTGGTACAGAGCTGTGTGGATCACCAGTCAAGAAACTAAAAGTTGCTGCAACTAAGTCCTCAGATGATGGAACGTCAAAAGATTCAGTAACTAGTGTGCATAGATCTGAACCAAATACAGATGTTCCAGCGACATTGACAGAGACAACACCCCTGGAGATTGTTTTACCGGAGACAAGTACAAAGACAACCATGAAGGATCTTTCTGGATTGGGCCATAAGAAACGAGCTTTGAGGATTCCGGAATCATTCCTAAAAGGTGAGAAGGCAAAGGCTCCAAAAGTTGTGCTCTCAGAGTTTGAAAAAGAAGTCTACCACATTGCCACAAAACGGATTAGGGATACAGATCCCAA TCCAGAATGTGTGCAAATTGGACGAATGTCTATCACTGTCAGAGAGTTTGGTGATACCATGAGGCCAAAGAAATGGCTCGGCACATTTGTGATGAACGTATTCACTGAAGCACTTAAGCATGATCAAAGCAAAGTTTCAAAACCAAAAATAACCAAGGGCTTCTTGACATCCGCTGAAGTTGTAAGTTAA
- the LOC120653420 gene encoding uncharacterized protein LOC120653420 — MNFQNNARKGNSTGKATLGGCLFVLVAAYFDYLVVDRTIIQPTLPRILVGGDNAILNYSGAQPATKDIQFKRVEDTLFNEHQMDPSTLRGFNGPDVTNAPHEPGMHGGNFATNVQYGTHNTNEQHEANSPMSPLLRPTSSVRG, encoded by the exons ATGAATTTCCAGAATAATGCAAGGAAAGGAAACAGTACTGGGAAGGCAACACTCGGCGGGTGTCTTTTCGTTCTTGTG GCTGCATATTTTGATTACTTGGTTGTGGATCGTACCATTATTCAGCCAACTCTGCCCAGGATTCTTGTGGGGGGTGACAATGCTATACTTAATTACAGTGGTGCTCAGCCAGCAACCAAAGACATTCAG TTCAAGAGAGTTGAGGACACGCTGTTCAATGAACACCAAATGGACCCTTCTACACTGCGTGGATTTAATGGGCCAGATGTCACCAACGCTCCTCATGAACCTGGAATGCACGGTGGCAATTTTGCTACAAATGTCCAATATGGTACACACAATACCAATGAGCAACACGAG GCAAATTCCCCAATGTCACCACTTTTAAGGCCAACCAGCTCAGTTCGTGGCTAG